From one Mangifera indica cultivar Alphonso unplaced genomic scaffold, CATAS_Mindica_2.1 Un_0033, whole genome shotgun sequence genomic stretch:
- the LOC123206375 gene encoding MMS19 nucleotide excision repair protein homolog isoform X1, translated as MAQLSQLSQHIESFVNLSSSPAHQAASLDAIVSLLKNNVLTIEKLVIEMDMYLTTTDDVTRARGMLLLGEVLSKLASKPLDDATIHSLIVFFSDRLADWKALRGALVGCLALVSRKSSGDVVTANDAKAVARSYLQNLQVQSLAQHDRKLCFELLEGLLQRFPDAIASLGEDLLYGICEAIDGEKDPQCLMLTFCIVEVVVRVFPDDLLASFASDLFEILGCYFPIHFTHSMGEDFDVKRDDLSTALMRAFSSTPLFAPFAIPLLLEKLSSSLPSAKVDSLKYLSSCTLTYGADCIAKHAGAIWYSIKDVIYFSLEHTLSFGLESLDGPGFQENAILQEALTLLQIVIKQNTDLFLSQIIADEDINFILKSISNFNSYNKIPMQSKQKLHAVGCILSVSVKASLSSCIRVIESFFPTLVNALGLSVRNLPQDCFPSDNYVFAERLNHAALYLCIELIAACRDVVSGSEQFMTESGFAHEKWCCLIQSFSVSLTKAFTFTLAKSAKEDAYDADAYFGVKGLLILGTFPGGFFTISKSIFEDILLTLTSIITLDFEKTLLWKLALKALVYIGVSVDRCHESEKKLSYMGIVIDKIVSLASFHDFSMPLPLKLEAISEIGASGANYLLKIVQGLEEAIFDNLSEISIHGNSQSAEIVVQLLECYSDKVFPRIHETGSFEEVSLRFALNIWGLLENCVAFSVQAHENGLLDATMKAMKLAIASCSVETQTIIVQRAYNVLSSGTSFPLKEPMVAIPIQLKGLQLTQEIDIGSSRDEWIYSLFASVIIALRPQTHIPNVRLVLQLFMTTMLKGNVPAAQALGSMVNKFVLNTNVIDVSSTCTLEEAMDIIFNMSLCSFDDIASSRIYGRMNNGGEMCLNSICRGVVNGRSLQIHAVTGLAWIGKGLLMRGHEKVKDITMILLECLLSNDQKGPLPVEQDSSEDSSKQGVHPSVMKCAADAFQILMTDSENCLCRKFHATIRPLYKQRFYSTIMPILQSLIMKSESSFSRSMLCRACAYIISDTPVVVILNEAKKVIPILMEGLSVLCNDVLDKQILYSLLLVLSGILTEKNGQEAILECAHIIINHLIGLISYSHMMLVRETAIQCLIAMSSLPQARIYPMRVQVLKAISKALDDPKRAVRQEAVRCQHAWAPVVSRNLQF; from the exons ATGGCACAATTGAGTCAGCTGAGTCAACACATTGAGTCATTCGTTAACTTGTCCAGCTCGCCCGCCCACCAG GCTGCAAGTTTGGATGCAATTGTTTCTTTGTTGAAGAATAATGTATTGACTATAGAGAAACTG GTCATAGAGATGGATATGTATTTGACTACCACTGATGATGTCACTCGTGCAAGAG GTATGCTTCTTCTTGGAGAAGTCCTTTCAAAGCTTGCATCAAAGCCACTGGATGATGCTACTATACATAGCCTGATAGTATTCTTCTCAGATAGACTG GCAGATTGGAAAGCTCTACGCGGTGCACTTGTTGGTTGTTTGGCACTGGTGAGTAGGAAAAGTAGTGGTGATGTGGTTACTGCAAATGATGCAAAAGCAGTTGCTCGGTCTTATTTACAAAACCTACAGGTGCAGTCATTAGCACAACATGACAGGAAG CTTTGCTTTGAACTTTTGGAAGGCCTATTGCAACGCTTTCCTGATGCCATTGCTTCACTG GGTGAAGACCTTCTATATGGAATCTGTGAAGCTATTGATGGGGAGAAGGATCCACAGTGCTTAATGCTAACTTTTTGCATTGTTGAGGTTGTGGTGCGAGTATTTCCAGATGATCTGCTTGCAAGTTTTGCTAGCGacctttttgaaattttaggctGTTACTTCCCAATTCATTTTACGCAT TCTATGGGTGAAGACTTTGATGTGAAAAGGGATGATCTTTCAACTGCATTGATG CGAGCATTTTCCTCCACTCCTCTTTTTGCTCCCTTTGCCATTCCATTGCTCCTTGaaaaactttcttcttctttgccatCAGCAAAG GTTGATTCTCTGAAGTACCTCAGCAGTTGTACACTGACATATGGTGCAGACTGTATAGCAAAACATGCTGGAGCAATCTGGTATTCGATAAAAGATGTGATATACTTTTCACTGGAGCATACTCTGTCCTTTGGTTTGGAATCACTGGATGGCCCTGGCTTTCAGGAGAATGCAATTTTACAAGAAGCTCTAACTCTTTTGCAGATAGTTATCAAGCAAAACACTGATTTGTTTTTAAGTCAGATTATAGCTGATgaagatataaattttattttaaaatccatctctaattttaatagttaCAATAAAATTCCTATGCAAAGCAAGCAGAAACTACATGCAGTTGGTTGTATCCTTTCTGTCTCTGTCAAGGCTTCTCTTTCCTCCTGCATTAGAGTTATTGAAAGTTTCTTCCCCACCCTGGTGAATGCTTTGGGGCTTTCAGTCAGAAACTTGCCTCAGGATTGCTTTCCAAGTGATAATTATGTGTTTGCTGAAAGGCTTAATCATGCAGCTCTTTATCTCTGCATTGAACTTATTGCAGCATGCCGAGATGTAGTATCAGGCTCTGAACAATTCATGACAGAGTCTGGCTTTGCACATGAGAAATGGTGTTGCTTGATTCAGAGCTTTTCTGTTTCATTAACTAAGGCCTTCACTTTTACCTTGGCAAAGAGCGCAAAAGAAGATGCTTATGATGCAGATGCATATTTTGGAG TGAAGGGTTTGCTGATTCTGGGCACATTCCCTGGTGGTTTTTTCACAATATCAAAATCCATATTTGAGGATATTTTATTGACATTGACATCAATTATTACTTTGGACTTCGAGAAGACTTTGTTGTGGAAGCTGGCGCTAAAGGCACTAGTGTACATTGGTGTCTCTGTTGATAGATGTCATGAATCTGAGAAGAAACTGAGCTACATGGGTATTGTCATAGACAAGATTGTTTCATTGGCGTCTTTCCATGATTTTAGTATGCCATTGCCTCTCAAATTGGAAGCAATTTCTGAGATTGGTGCAAGTGGAGCAAATTATTTGCTGAAAATTGTTCAAGGACTAGAAGAAGCTATATTTGACAATTTGTCTGAGATTTCT ATCCATGGGAATTCTCAGTCAGCTGAAATCGTGGTTCAGCTTTTGGAATGCTACTCAGATAAGGTGTTTCCACG GATCCATGAAACTGGAAGCTTTGAGGAAGTTTCGCTGAGGTTTGCTCTAAATATTTGGGGCCTTCTTGAAAATTGTGTGGCCTTCAGTGTCCAGGCTCATGAAAAT GGGCTTCTTGATGCTACAATGAAGGCAATGAAGCTAGCCATTGCAAGTTGTTCAGTAGAGACTCAGACCATAATAGTTCAAAGAGCTTACAATGTACTTTCATCAGGCACTTCTTTTCCATTGAAGGAGCCAATGGTCGCCATTCCAATCCAACTGAAAGGACTACAGCTTACTCAAGAGATAGACATTGGTTCCAGTAGAGATGAATGGATATATTCACTATTTGCATCAGTAATTATAGCACTTCGTCCTCAAACACACATTCCGAATGTGAGGCTGGTATTACAGCTATTTATGACAACCATGCTCAAGGGTAATGTTCCAGCAGCTCAGGCATTGGGTTCCATGGTTAACAAATTTGTTCTGAACACCAATGTAATAGATGTATCAAGTACATGTACCTTGGAAGAAGCCATGGATATAATTTTCAACATGAGTTTATGTAGCTTTGATGATATTGCTTCTTCAAGGATATATGGTAGGATGAATAATGGTGGTGAGATGTGTCTTAACAGTATTTGCCGTGGTGTTGTAAATGGTAGATCTCTTCAAATCCATGCAGTCACTGGGCTGGCATGGATTGGAAAAGGTTTGCTTATGCGGGGGCATGAAAAAGTTAAAGACATAACTATGATTCTCTTAGAGTGCTTATTATCAAATGACCAAAAAGGTCCTTTACCGGTGGAGCAGGATTCCTCCGAAGACAGCTCTAAGCAGGGTGTGCATCCATCCGTGATGAAATGTGCTGCAGatgcatttcaaattcttatgaCTGATTCTGAAAATTGTCTATGCCGAAAATTCCACGCAACAATACGGCCACTTTATAAGCAACGTTTTTATTCAACCATAATGCCAATTCTGCAATCGTTGATTATGAAATCTGAGTCATCATTTTCAAG ATCAATGCTGTGCCGGGCTTGTGCATACATTATATCAGATACTCCTGTAGTAGTTATCTTGAATGAAGCCAAGAAG GTAATTCCAATATTGATGGAGGGATTATCTGTGTTATGTAATGATGTTTTGGATAAACAAATTCTGTACAGTCTCCTGCTGGTCTTATCTGGAATATTGACAGAAAAAAATG GACAAGAGGCAATCCTTGAGTGCGCACATATCATCATTAATCATCTTATTGGATTAATTAGCTACTCTCATATGATG cTTGTTCGAGAGACAGCAATTCAGTGTCTTATTGCCATGTCTAGCCTGCCTCAAGCACGAATTTACCCCATGAGAGTGCAG gTACTAAAAGCGATATCAAAGGCACTAGATGACCCAAAGCGAGCTGTTCGTCAGGAAGCTGTAAGatgccagcatgcatg GGCACCAGTTGTATCAAGAAATCTTCAGTTCTGA
- the LOC123206375 gene encoding MMS19 nucleotide excision repair protein homolog isoform X2, whose product MLLLGEVLSKLASKPLDDATIHSLIVFFSDRLADWKALRGALVGCLALVSRKSSGDVVTANDAKAVARSYLQNLQVQSLAQHDRKLCFELLEGLLQRFPDAIASLGEDLLYGICEAIDGEKDPQCLMLTFCIVEVVVRVFPDDLLASFASDLFEILGCYFPIHFTHSMGEDFDVKRDDLSTALMRAFSSTPLFAPFAIPLLLEKLSSSLPSAKVDSLKYLSSCTLTYGADCIAKHAGAIWYSIKDVIYFSLEHTLSFGLESLDGPGFQENAILQEALTLLQIVIKQNTDLFLSQIIADEDINFILKSISNFNSYNKIPMQSKQKLHAVGCILSVSVKASLSSCIRVIESFFPTLVNALGLSVRNLPQDCFPSDNYVFAERLNHAALYLCIELIAACRDVVSGSEQFMTESGFAHEKWCCLIQSFSVSLTKAFTFTLAKSAKEDAYDADAYFGVKGLLILGTFPGGFFTISKSIFEDILLTLTSIITLDFEKTLLWKLALKALVYIGVSVDRCHESEKKLSYMGIVIDKIVSLASFHDFSMPLPLKLEAISEIGASGANYLLKIVQGLEEAIFDNLSEISIHGNSQSAEIVVQLLECYSDKVFPRIHETGSFEEVSLRFALNIWGLLENCVAFSVQAHENGLLDATMKAMKLAIASCSVETQTIIVQRAYNVLSSGTSFPLKEPMVAIPIQLKGLQLTQEIDIGSSRDEWIYSLFASVIIALRPQTHIPNVRLVLQLFMTTMLKGNVPAAQALGSMVNKFVLNTNVIDVSSTCTLEEAMDIIFNMSLCSFDDIASSRIYGRMNNGGEMCLNSICRGVVNGRSLQIHAVTGLAWIGKGLLMRGHEKVKDITMILLECLLSNDQKGPLPVEQDSSEDSSKQGVHPSVMKCAADAFQILMTDSENCLCRKFHATIRPLYKQRFYSTIMPILQSLIMKSESSFSRSMLCRACAYIISDTPVVVILNEAKKVIPILMEGLSVLCNDVLDKQILYSLLLVLSGILTEKNGQEAILECAHIIINHLIGLISYSHMMLVRETAIQCLIAMSSLPQARIYPMRVQVLKAISKALDDPKRAVRQEAVRCQHAWAPVVSRNLQF is encoded by the exons ATGCTTCTTCTTGGAGAAGTCCTTTCAAAGCTTGCATCAAAGCCACTGGATGATGCTACTATACATAGCCTGATAGTATTCTTCTCAGATAGACTG GCAGATTGGAAAGCTCTACGCGGTGCACTTGTTGGTTGTTTGGCACTGGTGAGTAGGAAAAGTAGTGGTGATGTGGTTACTGCAAATGATGCAAAAGCAGTTGCTCGGTCTTATTTACAAAACCTACAGGTGCAGTCATTAGCACAACATGACAGGAAG CTTTGCTTTGAACTTTTGGAAGGCCTATTGCAACGCTTTCCTGATGCCATTGCTTCACTG GGTGAAGACCTTCTATATGGAATCTGTGAAGCTATTGATGGGGAGAAGGATCCACAGTGCTTAATGCTAACTTTTTGCATTGTTGAGGTTGTGGTGCGAGTATTTCCAGATGATCTGCTTGCAAGTTTTGCTAGCGacctttttgaaattttaggctGTTACTTCCCAATTCATTTTACGCAT TCTATGGGTGAAGACTTTGATGTGAAAAGGGATGATCTTTCAACTGCATTGATG CGAGCATTTTCCTCCACTCCTCTTTTTGCTCCCTTTGCCATTCCATTGCTCCTTGaaaaactttcttcttctttgccatCAGCAAAG GTTGATTCTCTGAAGTACCTCAGCAGTTGTACACTGACATATGGTGCAGACTGTATAGCAAAACATGCTGGAGCAATCTGGTATTCGATAAAAGATGTGATATACTTTTCACTGGAGCATACTCTGTCCTTTGGTTTGGAATCACTGGATGGCCCTGGCTTTCAGGAGAATGCAATTTTACAAGAAGCTCTAACTCTTTTGCAGATAGTTATCAAGCAAAACACTGATTTGTTTTTAAGTCAGATTATAGCTGATgaagatataaattttattttaaaatccatctctaattttaatagttaCAATAAAATTCCTATGCAAAGCAAGCAGAAACTACATGCAGTTGGTTGTATCCTTTCTGTCTCTGTCAAGGCTTCTCTTTCCTCCTGCATTAGAGTTATTGAAAGTTTCTTCCCCACCCTGGTGAATGCTTTGGGGCTTTCAGTCAGAAACTTGCCTCAGGATTGCTTTCCAAGTGATAATTATGTGTTTGCTGAAAGGCTTAATCATGCAGCTCTTTATCTCTGCATTGAACTTATTGCAGCATGCCGAGATGTAGTATCAGGCTCTGAACAATTCATGACAGAGTCTGGCTTTGCACATGAGAAATGGTGTTGCTTGATTCAGAGCTTTTCTGTTTCATTAACTAAGGCCTTCACTTTTACCTTGGCAAAGAGCGCAAAAGAAGATGCTTATGATGCAGATGCATATTTTGGAG TGAAGGGTTTGCTGATTCTGGGCACATTCCCTGGTGGTTTTTTCACAATATCAAAATCCATATTTGAGGATATTTTATTGACATTGACATCAATTATTACTTTGGACTTCGAGAAGACTTTGTTGTGGAAGCTGGCGCTAAAGGCACTAGTGTACATTGGTGTCTCTGTTGATAGATGTCATGAATCTGAGAAGAAACTGAGCTACATGGGTATTGTCATAGACAAGATTGTTTCATTGGCGTCTTTCCATGATTTTAGTATGCCATTGCCTCTCAAATTGGAAGCAATTTCTGAGATTGGTGCAAGTGGAGCAAATTATTTGCTGAAAATTGTTCAAGGACTAGAAGAAGCTATATTTGACAATTTGTCTGAGATTTCT ATCCATGGGAATTCTCAGTCAGCTGAAATCGTGGTTCAGCTTTTGGAATGCTACTCAGATAAGGTGTTTCCACG GATCCATGAAACTGGAAGCTTTGAGGAAGTTTCGCTGAGGTTTGCTCTAAATATTTGGGGCCTTCTTGAAAATTGTGTGGCCTTCAGTGTCCAGGCTCATGAAAAT GGGCTTCTTGATGCTACAATGAAGGCAATGAAGCTAGCCATTGCAAGTTGTTCAGTAGAGACTCAGACCATAATAGTTCAAAGAGCTTACAATGTACTTTCATCAGGCACTTCTTTTCCATTGAAGGAGCCAATGGTCGCCATTCCAATCCAACTGAAAGGACTACAGCTTACTCAAGAGATAGACATTGGTTCCAGTAGAGATGAATGGATATATTCACTATTTGCATCAGTAATTATAGCACTTCGTCCTCAAACACACATTCCGAATGTGAGGCTGGTATTACAGCTATTTATGACAACCATGCTCAAGGGTAATGTTCCAGCAGCTCAGGCATTGGGTTCCATGGTTAACAAATTTGTTCTGAACACCAATGTAATAGATGTATCAAGTACATGTACCTTGGAAGAAGCCATGGATATAATTTTCAACATGAGTTTATGTAGCTTTGATGATATTGCTTCTTCAAGGATATATGGTAGGATGAATAATGGTGGTGAGATGTGTCTTAACAGTATTTGCCGTGGTGTTGTAAATGGTAGATCTCTTCAAATCCATGCAGTCACTGGGCTGGCATGGATTGGAAAAGGTTTGCTTATGCGGGGGCATGAAAAAGTTAAAGACATAACTATGATTCTCTTAGAGTGCTTATTATCAAATGACCAAAAAGGTCCTTTACCGGTGGAGCAGGATTCCTCCGAAGACAGCTCTAAGCAGGGTGTGCATCCATCCGTGATGAAATGTGCTGCAGatgcatttcaaattcttatgaCTGATTCTGAAAATTGTCTATGCCGAAAATTCCACGCAACAATACGGCCACTTTATAAGCAACGTTTTTATTCAACCATAATGCCAATTCTGCAATCGTTGATTATGAAATCTGAGTCATCATTTTCAAG ATCAATGCTGTGCCGGGCTTGTGCATACATTATATCAGATACTCCTGTAGTAGTTATCTTGAATGAAGCCAAGAAG GTAATTCCAATATTGATGGAGGGATTATCTGTGTTATGTAATGATGTTTTGGATAAACAAATTCTGTACAGTCTCCTGCTGGTCTTATCTGGAATATTGACAGAAAAAAATG GACAAGAGGCAATCCTTGAGTGCGCACATATCATCATTAATCATCTTATTGGATTAATTAGCTACTCTCATATGATG cTTGTTCGAGAGACAGCAATTCAGTGTCTTATTGCCATGTCTAGCCTGCCTCAAGCACGAATTTACCCCATGAGAGTGCAG gTACTAAAAGCGATATCAAAGGCACTAGATGACCCAAAGCGAGCTGTTCGTCAGGAAGCTGTAAGatgccagcatgcatg GGCACCAGTTGTATCAAGAAATCTTCAGTTCTGA
- the LOC123206375 gene encoding MMS19 nucleotide excision repair protein homolog isoform X3, with protein MLTFCIVEVVVRVFPDDLLASFASDLFEILGCYFPIHFTHSMGEDFDVKRDDLSTALMRAFSSTPLFAPFAIPLLLEKLSSSLPSAKVDSLKYLSSCTLTYGADCIAKHAGAIWYSIKDVIYFSLEHTLSFGLESLDGPGFQENAILQEALTLLQIVIKQNTDLFLSQIIADEDINFILKSISNFNSYNKIPMQSKQKLHAVGCILSVSVKASLSSCIRVIESFFPTLVNALGLSVRNLPQDCFPSDNYVFAERLNHAALYLCIELIAACRDVVSGSEQFMTESGFAHEKWCCLIQSFSVSLTKAFTFTLAKSAKEDAYDADAYFGVKGLLILGTFPGGFFTISKSIFEDILLTLTSIITLDFEKTLLWKLALKALVYIGVSVDRCHESEKKLSYMGIVIDKIVSLASFHDFSMPLPLKLEAISEIGASGANYLLKIVQGLEEAIFDNLSEISIHGNSQSAEIVVQLLECYSDKVFPRIHETGSFEEVSLRFALNIWGLLENCVAFSVQAHENGLLDATMKAMKLAIASCSVETQTIIVQRAYNVLSSGTSFPLKEPMVAIPIQLKGLQLTQEIDIGSSRDEWIYSLFASVIIALRPQTHIPNVRLVLQLFMTTMLKGNVPAAQALGSMVNKFVLNTNVIDVSSTCTLEEAMDIIFNMSLCSFDDIASSRIYGRMNNGGEMCLNSICRGVVNGRSLQIHAVTGLAWIGKGLLMRGHEKVKDITMILLECLLSNDQKGPLPVEQDSSEDSSKQGVHPSVMKCAADAFQILMTDSENCLCRKFHATIRPLYKQRFYSTIMPILQSLIMKSESSFSRSMLCRACAYIISDTPVVVILNEAKKVIPILMEGLSVLCNDVLDKQILYSLLLVLSGILTEKNGQEAILECAHIIINHLIGLISYSHMMLVRETAIQCLIAMSSLPQARIYPMRVQVLKAISKALDDPKRAVRQEAVRCQHAWAPVVSRNLQF; from the exons ATGCTAACTTTTTGCATTGTTGAGGTTGTGGTGCGAGTATTTCCAGATGATCTGCTTGCAAGTTTTGCTAGCGacctttttgaaattttaggctGTTACTTCCCAATTCATTTTACGCAT TCTATGGGTGAAGACTTTGATGTGAAAAGGGATGATCTTTCAACTGCATTGATG CGAGCATTTTCCTCCACTCCTCTTTTTGCTCCCTTTGCCATTCCATTGCTCCTTGaaaaactttcttcttctttgccatCAGCAAAG GTTGATTCTCTGAAGTACCTCAGCAGTTGTACACTGACATATGGTGCAGACTGTATAGCAAAACATGCTGGAGCAATCTGGTATTCGATAAAAGATGTGATATACTTTTCACTGGAGCATACTCTGTCCTTTGGTTTGGAATCACTGGATGGCCCTGGCTTTCAGGAGAATGCAATTTTACAAGAAGCTCTAACTCTTTTGCAGATAGTTATCAAGCAAAACACTGATTTGTTTTTAAGTCAGATTATAGCTGATgaagatataaattttattttaaaatccatctctaattttaatagttaCAATAAAATTCCTATGCAAAGCAAGCAGAAACTACATGCAGTTGGTTGTATCCTTTCTGTCTCTGTCAAGGCTTCTCTTTCCTCCTGCATTAGAGTTATTGAAAGTTTCTTCCCCACCCTGGTGAATGCTTTGGGGCTTTCAGTCAGAAACTTGCCTCAGGATTGCTTTCCAAGTGATAATTATGTGTTTGCTGAAAGGCTTAATCATGCAGCTCTTTATCTCTGCATTGAACTTATTGCAGCATGCCGAGATGTAGTATCAGGCTCTGAACAATTCATGACAGAGTCTGGCTTTGCACATGAGAAATGGTGTTGCTTGATTCAGAGCTTTTCTGTTTCATTAACTAAGGCCTTCACTTTTACCTTGGCAAAGAGCGCAAAAGAAGATGCTTATGATGCAGATGCATATTTTGGAG TGAAGGGTTTGCTGATTCTGGGCACATTCCCTGGTGGTTTTTTCACAATATCAAAATCCATATTTGAGGATATTTTATTGACATTGACATCAATTATTACTTTGGACTTCGAGAAGACTTTGTTGTGGAAGCTGGCGCTAAAGGCACTAGTGTACATTGGTGTCTCTGTTGATAGATGTCATGAATCTGAGAAGAAACTGAGCTACATGGGTATTGTCATAGACAAGATTGTTTCATTGGCGTCTTTCCATGATTTTAGTATGCCATTGCCTCTCAAATTGGAAGCAATTTCTGAGATTGGTGCAAGTGGAGCAAATTATTTGCTGAAAATTGTTCAAGGACTAGAAGAAGCTATATTTGACAATTTGTCTGAGATTTCT ATCCATGGGAATTCTCAGTCAGCTGAAATCGTGGTTCAGCTTTTGGAATGCTACTCAGATAAGGTGTTTCCACG GATCCATGAAACTGGAAGCTTTGAGGAAGTTTCGCTGAGGTTTGCTCTAAATATTTGGGGCCTTCTTGAAAATTGTGTGGCCTTCAGTGTCCAGGCTCATGAAAAT GGGCTTCTTGATGCTACAATGAAGGCAATGAAGCTAGCCATTGCAAGTTGTTCAGTAGAGACTCAGACCATAATAGTTCAAAGAGCTTACAATGTACTTTCATCAGGCACTTCTTTTCCATTGAAGGAGCCAATGGTCGCCATTCCAATCCAACTGAAAGGACTACAGCTTACTCAAGAGATAGACATTGGTTCCAGTAGAGATGAATGGATATATTCACTATTTGCATCAGTAATTATAGCACTTCGTCCTCAAACACACATTCCGAATGTGAGGCTGGTATTACAGCTATTTATGACAACCATGCTCAAGGGTAATGTTCCAGCAGCTCAGGCATTGGGTTCCATGGTTAACAAATTTGTTCTGAACACCAATGTAATAGATGTATCAAGTACATGTACCTTGGAAGAAGCCATGGATATAATTTTCAACATGAGTTTATGTAGCTTTGATGATATTGCTTCTTCAAGGATATATGGTAGGATGAATAATGGTGGTGAGATGTGTCTTAACAGTATTTGCCGTGGTGTTGTAAATGGTAGATCTCTTCAAATCCATGCAGTCACTGGGCTGGCATGGATTGGAAAAGGTTTGCTTATGCGGGGGCATGAAAAAGTTAAAGACATAACTATGATTCTCTTAGAGTGCTTATTATCAAATGACCAAAAAGGTCCTTTACCGGTGGAGCAGGATTCCTCCGAAGACAGCTCTAAGCAGGGTGTGCATCCATCCGTGATGAAATGTGCTGCAGatgcatttcaaattcttatgaCTGATTCTGAAAATTGTCTATGCCGAAAATTCCACGCAACAATACGGCCACTTTATAAGCAACGTTTTTATTCAACCATAATGCCAATTCTGCAATCGTTGATTATGAAATCTGAGTCATCATTTTCAAG ATCAATGCTGTGCCGGGCTTGTGCATACATTATATCAGATACTCCTGTAGTAGTTATCTTGAATGAAGCCAAGAAG GTAATTCCAATATTGATGGAGGGATTATCTGTGTTATGTAATGATGTTTTGGATAAACAAATTCTGTACAGTCTCCTGCTGGTCTTATCTGGAATATTGACAGAAAAAAATG GACAAGAGGCAATCCTTGAGTGCGCACATATCATCATTAATCATCTTATTGGATTAATTAGCTACTCTCATATGATG cTTGTTCGAGAGACAGCAATTCAGTGTCTTATTGCCATGTCTAGCCTGCCTCAAGCACGAATTTACCCCATGAGAGTGCAG gTACTAAAAGCGATATCAAAGGCACTAGATGACCCAAAGCGAGCTGTTCGTCAGGAAGCTGTAAGatgccagcatgcatg GGCACCAGTTGTATCAAGAAATCTTCAGTTCTGA